Part of the Thunnus albacares chromosome 11, fThuAlb1.1, whole genome shotgun sequence genome, GTGGATTTTATTCAATGGTTTAATATTATGAAagaattttgaaaaatgtgtcagtttTCTGTAGCGTAGAGCTGTCAAGATCAAGggtcagtgattttattttaaaatgttaaagtcaTGACATCATAACACTAATAATACTTGTGATTCTTTATGGAAATAATCAACCGGACTGGGACATCTCTGGCTGATCAGATTGAATCTGTCTTAGCATGCTGTTCACTaaaaagatgtatttatttaagcACAACAAATGTGTCGGAAATGTGTCTTTCACCTTTGTTAGTAGCATCAAACCCTCCAAGAAGCCTGAGGTCAACAGGAAACATGAAGCAACAAGCCAATTTCTTCTCAGGTCAAGAGCTTAGACCTGACCTGCTATTTTATACTTATTAGACTAAATTTTgaccaaacccccccccccctaaaagCAAAAAATCGATAATTGTATTCAGATGCTGTGTAGACAGTAGAACAAATCTGTAGAAACATACCGAGTTTGTTAAGTCTGGCTAATACATTGAGGACCACCCAGAATGTCAGAAACAGACTTGCACTTACTGAAAACATCCCCCCTTGGATTGAGCTGgttgtcttcctcttcctcctcctcctcctcctcttcctcaggagctctctcctcttgtctttCCTCGGTGGGGCTGCCAATGTAGACCTCTCCATCATAGTCAAAAGGCTGCTGGCGGACCTTAGGAGGCGGTGTCACGACTGGTTCAGGGATAAGGTTTTTGATGTCCTCAGTGTCAAGTATACCTTCCAGAATCCCGGGCCTCACTTGGGAGTCTGGGATGACTGCAGACAGGAAGAGGAACTGGATTAGACATGTGGAACCGCAATCACTAGTGGGAACTTCAGTATTTTACCATGGATTCAGACGCGTTTGTTGTCATGTATTTGGCAGCTGCTgttgttaaataaaacattttcctgcAGTTCATTATCAGTTCATGGATAAAGTACTTTACTTTTCCACTAGAGCAGTATGACCAAAGACACAAGACAACAGACAGGAACATCCTACGACATGCACAAGAAGCATCACAGAAAGATTCATTACGCATCACTTGCATCAGTTTCTGAAATGCACAAGCATTTTGCCACATAAATACTGCATTTAACGAGTCATGCTGAGGATTCCAGGCCTAACATCaagctgtgtgtgctgtggaCGTACAACATTTCCAGCCATGAGCGAGAGAGagttgggggggagggggagttCATAAAAGTAGTCAAGAGGAGGGGATGAATGGGGTTGCAGAGCAGGGAGTGAACAGCGGAAGCAGAGTCTTGGATTCCACAGTCTCACCATTGAGGAAATCATCTGCACTGCCTTTGTCTCCGTCCAACGACCTCTGATAAAACGGCTTGACTACAAAAAATAAAGGATCTTCATTTACACTGAGAGCCCTGGCCTATAcactttttatattatttggCTACATGAGGCATCACTTGTTAATTTTCTGGGCCTGGTTCAAAGagtaaaacacaactttttttcttccttcagatGGCTTACTACCATAtagtgacatacagtatttacacagGTGTGTTTTCTATCTGTAGCTCTCTCTTGCTGTACATCTGTAAAGACAGCAGGAAACCGGCCTTGGCAGGACTGATTTTTGCTGATGTTTTAAgaatcaaaatgaaatatatggCTGCTAAACTGCTGCTGACCTATTGGACTGACTGGGAAAGGCCTATGTTGTCTAAAACATTATGAGTGTGTTTTATCTATTGTGAATGGCTTTATTTGACAAGTTTTAGCACATATCAAAAGGCATCCCTGAAATTAATGGTTTCATAATTCTGTGTAGCAGATCTCGGATCTCACCAGAACATTCAAAGCCATTGCCTCTGAAGCCAGACTTGCACCTGCACTTGTAGGATCCTTGAGTGTTCAGACAGACAGCATGGTGGCTGCACTTGCTGGTGCCGGCTGCACACTCATCCAGGTCTGGAATTGGAAGAAGCCTATTTGTACCTTGAGGAGCATAGTTGATCGCAGGTGTTTCACCTTAATATACTTGTGTACCTTACCTACACAGTCATATTTGCCGTTAATGTATTTCAGATCATAGCCATCCTGGCACTTGCAGTAGTAGCTGCCAAAGGTGTTCACACATTGTCTGTTGTATGGGCAGAGGTTCTTCCCAGTTACACATTCATCAATATCTGCaaggaaacaaaacagaggatTTCATATTTGCACCttcaaaacatgaacatgttgaacctttaaacaaaatatgtcaCATAAGGCACAGTCCCctacttttgcttttttggcattttttgcttCTTTGCTAATTCTCATCATTGTCCTGATGGAGTAAAAACAACCATCTGATTCCTGGAAGCAGTGCTTCCACTGAGTTACTGATATTGTTGCGGATGCAGTGGAACCTATATATAACACAGGTGGTGATGTGTACAAGGtttttcaggacatttttttttttcaatttatagACACTAGTCATCCTCCAATAATGCTTTTGAACTTGATACAGTGCCAAATATTCATAGTTGTCTGCCTATTtcttacaattacaatttacaatttcatttagcagacgcttttatccaaagcgacgtacatctgggagctgatacaacacatgCAAGACTCTAGTCAGGAGGTTCTGTAGAAGTATTTCTAAAGAAGTAATAATCGTTTACCTTCCTTCAATCCtatcattacattattttacttcacaaatttcacaaatgttttattgttatgttGTGTATTGTATTGTCTTAAAGTCTGGGCCTGTCAGTTAGTTGCCTGTCATACCTACTGCAGACTCTTGCAGTAGTTGCTACTCTGCCTTCAGCTGAGGCTGAATTGGTTCAAGTCTGTAACTTGACTTATTAGGAACAACTTTATACTTTATGTGAGATCTATATTTGTGAAAAACGTACTTAGGTACATTGTCAGACTCGAAGTGTACTTTTTCTGGGCTTCTCTTTTTGACTTCTGTGTTGGATCCATGGAAATTCTGAAATGTACCCCTCTGTAACATTTTTATTACTCCCCCTGTGTTATCAGTATGTCAGATTGGCTCTGTCACAGCTCATGCGGTTTTGTGGGAAGAACTATAACCTAATTGCATCCATCTGATTTACAAGCCAGACATGCAAAAGCCGAATAATAGAATCTTTATAGAGTTTTCCACTATGCATGAACTTTCAAGCCAAAGTCAACTCCTTTTCCTTCTGTATACCTTAAGGAAAGTTATTGCCCAATCTGTTTTTTCACTCTTGCTTAGGCCTGCCTGTAATTGTACATCATGTCTCTAATTGTACATCATATTTGACATAGGTTTTCCTTACATCTGTTAtcgtgtgagtgtgtttgctcACCTACACAATTCCTCCCATCTTGCCCCAGTTGCAGCCCTGCGGAGGGGCACAGGCAGCGAATCTCCCCCTGTACTTCTTCACAACCATACTGACAGTGAGCAAGAGAGCATGTCCTTGAATCTACATGCAGGAACACCAACACAGAAAAACCACACAATTACAGATATGCAAACTTTGCAACTTTGACAACCTTTATGTTTCCTTCTCTGGGTATGCACTGACAGCAGTTCAATGAGACTCACTGGCGCAAGATCCATCTGGCATTAACATGTATCCATTGAGACAATAGCACTTGTAACTGCCATGGGTGTTCATGCAGCGATGTTCACAGGGACGAGGTGTCAGGCCACATTCATTcagatctagaaaaaaaaaagaattttctgaattttttcACCTGCAACATGTGTTAAAAATGTAAGTTTTGATTTAAATAGAATTTAATGAAACATAGGAAATAAgtttagaaataaaatacactttaaaTTAGTCAGTAAATTGAATTATCAGCTGTAGCCACTTTGACCCATGTTTTCCAGACCACTGACCCTCAAATACCCACCTTGATTACAAGTCTTTCCGGTGTATCCTGGGAAACACTTGCATTTGTTGGGGCCAACACACTCTCCATGCTTGCAGCCGTGCTCACACTGAGCTGGtaaaacatttaacatgaaGAAAATACCATCAGAAATGTCGCTAGTTGGAGAATGATGGATTAGAGTCAAACCACATATTTCTATTACGCAGGCAAGGTTTTTCAATCTAGACTGTCATTCCCTCCACCGTTTCTGGGTtaggaaaatatttttcatgaaaaGAATGTTAGGACACAGTGTATTGTGGCAGCACATTTAGTTTCttctctatatatttttttctcattcaaaaCTGGTTGATATTTCCAAACCATCATTCATTGATTGTAAACGAGTCAGTCAAGTTAGACTAGTTCTTACCCTCACACTGtcctttactgtttttcttccAGCCATAGCAACACTCCAGTCTCCTGCCATAGCGACACACACCTGGTTGGTTTCCAGTAAGGACTTGTCGGTAGTGCCTTTGTAGAGGAAGAGAGTAGAGGGTAAGATGTGTAATTTCACTGTCTTAGCAATATTTATAGCTCATGTTGGACATTACATAGCAAATGCAAACGCAATgtaacacacaaaacaatgatgtaATGTTTAAGTTATTACAAATCTAAAGTATATTTAGGATGTAAAAAGAGATTCTAACTAAGTTCTCCCAAATGCAGGTTTTCAGGCGTCCATTTCTAATTATGGTCCTAATGGTAGTGGTGTGAAAACCTAAACAACCTAAATAAAGTGTCCCTTTACGGCCTTCCTTAGTGATAAAAGTAGGACTCCCTGTGGAGCAACAGCCGGCCGGCAGGATGTTGGCTACAGATGGAGAAAAACACACTAATCAGACACTTCCTGTGCTGCACATCGATACCTCATGCACAACCCTATATactcttttctttcactttatcTTTATCCAATTTCTGGAATCAGATGAGAATATACTGTTAAGTTATTCTCAGTTGCGGTCAGCATGTCAGCATTACATTCAAAATAACCTACAGTACACAGAGATTACATTACATGCATATATTTTTAACCTGTAAATCAAATTAAGATGAGAAAGTGCCTTTTGCCATTGACTTAGTAAAAAAGTAACTATCTGGAGATCAGAGTCACACATCCAAATCTGACTTTACAGCTAATGTCAGCTGTCATCATCTTTGACATCAAGTTCAGTGCAAAACTCTAATATCCCAGATGTTTGAGTGTAGCAATGGCAGCATCCTAAAAGCAGCCTTGGCTCCAGCGGGACTGGAGGAATCTGAGACTTGATAGAAATCAACCAGAATAGCTCACATGAGAGGGGCTCCTAAGTGTGACAGGTGCTCTTCAGTTATTAACAGCTGCTGTGCCACATATCACTGACACACTGTCATAACTCCCATGGTTCTCTGGTTGTCTGGCAGTCGGAGCAGTGTATACATACCATCAAAACAACAGTTATTCCTGTAAAGATTTAAAGCACTTATTTTAGTGCAAAATAGGGGGTTCATGCTACTCATTAAGTGACATCATGTGGGGGAACTGGCAGTTAAAATGGTAGTAATTCCTTTTTTTGGCCACAGTCAGTGGCCCTAATTGTATATCATCCTATACCACAGGTAACATTTTTGGTGTGTTATCAGTACCAGCACATTTCAAACTCATTGCAGTGAAATAGTAACTTTGTACAACACAGAACTTTATCTGACATTGTAACTAGATGTCTTTTCGATTCTTTACTGAGCAAATATCCAGGTAAAGTTACACCTGCTGCAGGTCTCAGGGTAGAAACATCAAACACTCTGTTGCTTAAGTTTATTGACTTACCTATGGGGCTCTGCACTACTGGAGGAGACGTGGAGCAGGAGAAAAAGAGCACTGACCAAGGTGAATGGCTGCATGTCTGTGATTGTGAGCAGCCGGAGCCGACTTGTTTTCCCACGGGGCTGACTTTGGTTGCTGTGAGTTTCCGACTATTGCTCCTGGGAGCCTATGCTCATTAAAAGGCTTAGGCACAGGAACAGGTCTCACAGTTGAGCCTTTACACAAGGCACGCCGGATTTCATGTATTTCCAGAACACAAACTCAAAATCTCCTCCAGGGGaaaaatctctctctttctctccctctcttcagtGCAGCAGCGATACTCTGTGTCGCATAAtttgcttcctcttcttcctgtctGAACTTCCAGAGGTGGGTTGACACTGTGAAATGACACTGCACTGTGAGAGATAGGTTGTGACTTTTGGAGGTAGGGGTGGGTTTGTAAGGGGGGTGGGGATTATGTTTAGGGgtgctcctctcttctctgaAACCCTATATAGGACCACATGAAACTCTTCCTGTGAGTCACCAGAGGGGAAAATCTTACTGTTGTATAAATGTCATCCTATTGATcctattttctgtcttttctggGATAACATAAGCTTTACATGCATTCATTGCTTGATGTCCTGCCCGTCccgtattttttttttctgtataattAGCTGTATCAGCTAATTGTGGAACTCAGACATGCATAGGCCTGTCATTAGCAGCTGCAGCCTGCTTTGATGTCTTGCACACAGGTAGCACATAAAGCTCTGCGCTCTCACAGATGCTAATTCCAAGTTCAgccataaaaatgtttaatgagtTTTCACGCTTTCAAAGTCAGCTTCAACATCTGGTCctgctcctctgctccgctcctCTGTGCCCTCAGAGATGGACAGGTGATGTTTCTGTGGGAGCTTCAGTTTAGTCTACGTTTGTTGTTGAAATACTGCTCCAAGGAGgtcatttctcagttttatttaaactttaaatgtcCAGTGCCACGCTCACAAAAAAGATGGCTCAGAGCGATGATTTGAAAACTGCGATGAAATTGCACTCAGATGAGGAGGAAGTCAGCAGTTAAACACTGTAGTTGAGCTCAACAATTCAGGCCTGTGATTATTTTGCCAGACATTCACGACAGGAGAAATCTTTCAGCTCGCTTAACTATggttatatttcattttgtttattatggGGTTTATAGAAGGGTCAAAAGAAATCCAGTCTGGACATATTAATGTGATATAACTTTGAGCTTTTAAATCTCCCCCGAGCAGAGCACAACAATAACGATGAACCCGAACTCATATTCTTAAATCCACATGCAGCTATTTCTAAATGCTAATACAGGAGGCCGGGGGGTCAAAGGAAGTTTGGTTGCTGGGAAGCAGGCAGCAATCACTGAAAATATGCAGTGCTGAGCAACGGTGTAGGTAGAAAGTAATATCTGCTAATAAAAGAGTGAATATTCAGACAACCTCTGTGAACAGTAACCATTACAATGATGTGTTCTAACCTCAACCAAAGTCTTTAGTTGTCAAGCCTTTACCATAGCTTAAGTATATTGTTTCCTTGCCATGACCACGACCTGCCTGTATCCTTTTCCAAGTAGTTTTACATTGTTAACCGTAACCATATTACCTTTGGGTAGTTTCAAAAAATTCAATTTTAGGAGGACCAGCATGTATTTTTTTGAGTTAACTGAATCATTTGGAAAAGTTTTCACAAAAGCAAACTTTTAGTAAATAGAGGTATAGCGGTAGGCAGGCTTACATAAGCAGTGTTCTTTTGCAGTGATTTACGTAGGAGTAACAATAGTCATAATTCTTCCATGACAAATACGGGGTTAATTTGGGTTTACAACATATGCTATGGAGGGAGACAGAATGTTAATCCAGGGAAGAAATATGTGTTGTATTCTAACAAAACAGTGGCTGGTTGTGTGTTATCTGTACAGTGTCAGGCTCTATCCAGTGTTTTCACATTAAACTAGAATGTAATTGATTGTGTATAGTATAATTCATGATATTGTGTACAATCAGTTTTCTACTATTATTTCTATAATTATAGGGCCCTGTGCCATTTGGCATATCCAGCAATCCTGTGGTTAACTCCTGTGCTGCTCGATAACACACATTTCCCCGTCTGTCCCATTTCTAGTCTGCAACCTGACTCTATATGACTGACATCTCAAGCATGTGGGTCATGCAAGCACCATGGTATACATTCAAGCTATTGGTGCTGTTATGTtagctgtgtgggtgttgaacTGGGGTAAATGTATAGGCTGCTGGCGCCTCAACTCATGTGGCCCTGATCAAGCCGTTATTGTCAAAGCAATAGCACCCTCGTCTGTCCAGGAGAGTGTCCAAGCCAGGACAGCAGGATTTCTGTGCAGTTTGGTGGCTTTTGGGCCTCTGGTTAACAAATATGAACATTCAAAACTGATTCACtgtatgtgaatgtattttGAACAACTGAAAAACATAAGGATTGCTTAATTAATAATAGTTATAAGGTGCATCACGCTGCTGGGATTTTACAAATCCAGCTGTAAAATTATACTTTGCACTGAAACAGATGTTCCTTATTTAACATTACACCCTATGTATACACCCTGTTGCTATATGATATTAGCACATAGACAAATTTAGAATTGGCTTGGTGCCTACTGTAAATTAATTCTCCCTCAAAGACCACAGAGATGAGAGTCTGCctttattattcttttctcatttttcttcaaaaccaGGAGGGGGAGACATGACACATTGCACTTGCCAGCACATCTAAAGAGCCAAGAGACAGACCAAAGACCATGTGTCACTATAAATGTTTGCATGTAATTTACATGTGACTGAGTTTGagtttttaatgagaaaatccaaagcagatgttttttaattgtACAGAAGAAAGGGGGATTGTTTTATTGACCATGCATATCACTTCATtgtcttcttgtttgtttgttttaaagtagTTCTTGCTTATCTTGATTTGTGATTTAATGTGCTTTGCATATATCAGAACAGGAAGCTGTTTGTAAATTGAATTTTACCAGGAGCTCAGTTTTATTAAGtgctctgtctcttttctgtcAGCAGAGGTCCCTGTCTGCCTGCATACATGTTGAATTGGCTGAAGTAAGCTACTTCATATCCTGACTGTGAACACAGGTTTAGGGCATATTATAAAGAGAGATGGCTATTGGTCAGTGGGTTTACTTTCTTGTTTCATGTAGATATTAGCGTGTAGTTCTGGACAGAAAGGTTAGTTTTAGCATATTTGTAAGTGCGTGTGTCAAAACTTGTGTTTGGCTTTGTCCGtgtattgtcttttttgtctttgtttccttATGTTGTAAAACTGGCTGCAAACAGTACAGAACTTTGTAGAAGCATTGCTGCCCTTCAGGAagtttgtcccccccccccacacacttCCTAGAATTCACTCAGGCAATACTCTCCTCTCACTTAAATTGGCTCCAGGGTTGCAGACATGAGTCGATAAAATTCTAATTTGATAATGCATTTGTTACTGAGATTAGCAGACTCCAGTAACAACAGTTTTAACCCTTCCCCCCCTGCAAGATGCATACTCTTTTTTTGAGGACATTAGTCTCCTTTATGTGGGGACAGATATTCATCCGCTCACTGTGGCCCTTGGCACATTGAGCAAGGTTTTTACTATAAAAGGAGAAACAAGGCTGTTGAAGAGTTATTTTGAAAGCAATGTGTGTGCACAACCACATCCTGCCCTGAGTGGGAGATGACATGAGCAACGAATGCACCGCAGAGAATACTGACTGCTATGAAAATGGGCCACTGCTCATCAAATATATTGCGATACACTATTTGAGgtaatgtgtttaaatgtgtttgaaaactGCTGAGCTCTGACCAAAGTCTTTATAAAAGCCACATTTGAAAAGGCTGTGTGAAACAGCCATCGCCTAACTTAAAAAACTGATTAACTATTAGAAATAAATCTGGCCTCAGAGCTTCAATATCCATCATGCTCATCTATTTTGTGCCACATTTGACAATTTGGAAGGACATACGACCAAACAAGTGATTACAATGTTGCATTGACTTTGTGCAGGTGCTTTCTTGTATGAAAGTGGAAATACATCAAACTGTGAAGAAATGATAATAATCAAGTGCCACATGATAGCGCAAGACAGAAAAACTATCATTCTACAACTTTCTgatattgtttatatttcctACATTCGGTGTCCAAAAGATGCTCATCTTGggtttttcattttacagtaattttatGGCTCTGTCCTCTTCGTGACCCAACAGAATCCTCCTGTAATCCAGGTAGATCTCACACGTCCAGGTGCTCCTCCTGGAACATCTGCTGCCCACAGATTACACAATGACAGGCTGCTGTTAAATGGGGTTGACACCAGTGCGACCTGGGAGACAGACCTTGGGGGATTGAGGCTGTCTGTAAGATcaccgaacacacacacacacacacacacacacacacacacacacacacacacacacacacacacacacacacagggtaaATGTAAAGCTTTGGCCTCAGCTGGACTACCCACCGTTTTCCTCTCATTAATAATGCAGCATCCAGACGCAGTTGTACCATGCTGTGAGGGTGACTTGATGGGGAAGCATCAGACGTCTCATGAGGGTTGATGTGTGGTTtccaattatttattaatgggCTTGCCCGGTCAGAGACCATATAGTGGCC contains:
- the egfl6 gene encoding epidermal growth factor-like protein 6 isoform X1; protein product: MQPFTLVSALFLLLHVSSSSAEPHRHYRQVLTGNQPGVCRYGRRLECCYGWKKNSKGQCEAQCEHGCKHGECVGPNKCKCFPGYTGKTCNQDLNECGLTPRPCEHRCMNTHGSYKCYCLNGYMLMPDGSCANSRTCSLAHCQYGCEEVQGEIRCLCPSAGLQLGQDGRNCVDIDECVTGKNLCPYNRQCVNTFGSYYCKCQDGYDLKYINGKYDCVDLDECAAGTSKCSHHAVCLNTQGSYKCRCKSGFRGNGFECSVKPFYQRSLDGDKGSADDFLNVIPDSQVRPGILEGILDTEDIKNLIPEPVVTPPPKVRQQPFDYDGEVYIGSPTEERQEERAPEEEEEEEEEEEDNQLNPRGDVFISEDFESVFGPTTEVKVIQITPVQEEFILDCNFDQGACEWVQDKTDDMDWSVAYHDNGAEYYMAMSGLLGEREDVAKLKLLLSDRAQQGSFCLTFDYRVVGHNVGALRVLLDNNAYPVWEQSHSKDQGWQTELLTVAWKEVAPESIIFEAQRGGGVGGEIGLDNVVLTSGPCQEDDGPVF
- the egfl6 gene encoding epidermal growth factor-like protein 6 isoform X2; the encoded protein is MQPFTLVSALFLLLHVSSSSAEPHRHYRQVLTGNQPGVCRYGRRLECCYGWKKNSKGQCEAQCEHGCKHGECVGPNKCKCFPGYTGKTCNQDLNECGLTPRPCEHRCMNTHGSYKCYCLNGYMLMPDGSCANSRTCSLAHCQYGCEEVQGEIRCLCPSAGLQLGQDGRNCVDIDECVTGKNLCPYNRQCVNTFGSYYCKCQDGYDLKYINGKYDCVDLDECAAGTSKCSHHAVCLNTQGSYKCRCKSGFRGNGFECSVIPDSQVRPGILEGILDTEDIKNLIPEPVVTPPPKVRQQPFDYDGEVYIGSPTEERQEERAPEEEEEEEEEEEDNQLNPRGDVFISEDFESVFGPTTEVKVIQITPVQEEFILDCNFDQGACEWVQDKTDDMDWSVAYHDNGAEYYMAMSGLLGEREDVAKLKLLLSDRAQQGSFCLTFDYRVVGHNVGALRVLLDNNAYPVWEQSHSKDQGWQTELLTVAWKEVAPESIIFEAQRGGGVGGEIGLDNVVLTSGPCQEDDGPVF
- the egfl6 gene encoding epidermal growth factor-like protein 6 isoform X3, which gives rise to MQPFTLVSALFLLLHVSSSSAEPHRHYRQVLTGNQPGVCRYGRRLECCYGWKKNSKGQCEAQCEHGCKHGECVGPNKCKCFPGYTGKTCNQDLNECGLTPRPCEHRCMNTHGSYKCYCLNGYMLMPDGSCANSRTCSLAHCQYGCEEVQGEIRCLCPSAGLQLGQDGRNCVDIDECVTGKNLCPYNRQCVNTFGSYYCKCQDGYDLKYINGKYDCVVIPDSQVRPGILEGILDTEDIKNLIPEPVVTPPPKVRQQPFDYDGEVYIGSPTEERQEERAPEEEEEEEEEEEDNQLNPRGDVFISEDFESVFGPTTEVKVIQITPVQEEFILDCNFDQGACEWVQDKTDDMDWSVAYHDNGAEYYMAMSGLLGEREDVAKLKLLLSDRAQQGSFCLTFDYRVVGHNVGALRVLLDNNAYPVWEQSHSKDQGWQTELLTVAWKEVAPESIIFEAQRGGGVGGEIGLDNVVLTSGPCQEDDGPVF